A part of Aegilops tauschii subsp. strangulata cultivar AL8/78 chromosome 2, Aet v6.0, whole genome shotgun sequence genomic DNA contains:
- the LOC109787049 gene encoding chalcone synthase 2, with protein MDLTPFSQRPAFPYLPTLPAYISRRPYSWHHTTPVQAAPVICLPPASCFPLRPANLDVTQPATGATTPSSSAAGTYVDPSMAATMTVEEVRKAQRAEGPATVLAIGTATPANCVYQADYPDYYFKITKSDHMADLKEKFKRMCDKSQIRKRYMHLTEEILQENPNMCAYMAPSLDARQDIVVVEVPKLGKAAAQKAIKEWGQPRSKITHLVFCTTSGVDMPGADYQLTKMLGLRPSVKRLMMYQQGCFAGGTVLRLAKDLAENNRGARVLVVCSEITAVTFRGPHESHLDSLVGQALFGDGAAAVIIGADPDVSVERPLFQLVSASQTILPDSEGAIDGHLREVGLTFHLLKDVPGLISKNIERALEEAFKPLGIDDWNSVFWIAHPGGPAILDMVEAKVNLNKERMRATRHVLSEYGNMSSACVLFIMDEMRKRSAEDGQATTGEGMDWGVLFGFGPGLTVETVVLHSVPITAGATA; from the exons ATGGACCTAACCCCCTTCTCCCAACGGCCAGCTTTCCCTTACTTACCCACCCTTCCCGCCTATATATCCCGTCGCCCATACTCATGGCACCACACCACACCAGTACAAGCAGCGCCTGTCATTTGTCTACCACCTGCTAGCTGCTTCCCTCTGCGTCCCGCAAACTTAGACGTCACGCAGCCGGCCACTGGTGCGACAACTCCTAGCTCGTCGGCCGCTGGTACGTACGTAGATCCATCGATGGCGGCCACCATGACCGTGGAGGAGGTGAGGAAGGCGCAGCGGGCGGAGGGGCCGGCCACCGTGCTCGCCATCGGTACGGCGACGCCCGCGAACTGCGTGTACCAGGCCGACTACCCGGACTACTACTTCAAGATCACCAAGAGCGACCACATGGCCGACCTCAAGGAGAAGTTCAAGAGGATGT GTGACAAGTCGCAGATCAGGAAGAGATACATGCACCTAACGGAGGAGATCCTTCAGGAGAACCCCAACATGTGCGCCTACATGGCGCCCTCCCTGGACGCGCGCCAGGACATCGTCGTCGTGGAGGTCCCCAAGCTCGGCAAGGCGGCGGCGCAGAAGGCCATCAAGGAGTGGGGACAGCCGCGGTCCAAGATCACCCACCTCGTCTTCTGCACCACCTCCGGCGTCGACATGCCGGGGGCCGACTACCAGCTCACCAAGATGCTCGGCCTGCGCCCGTCCGTGAAGCGCCTCATGATGTACCAGCAGGGCTGCTTCGCCGGCGGCACGGTGCTCCGCCTGGCCAAGGACCTCGCCGAGAACAACCGCGGCGCGCGCGTGCTCGTCGTCTGCTCGGAGATCACCGCGGTGACCTTCCGTGGCCCGCACGAGTCCCACCTCGACTCGCTGGTGGGCCAGGCGCTCTTCGGCGACGGTGCGGCCGCGGTGATCATCGGCGCGGACCCCGACGTGTCCGTGGAGCGTCCACTGTTCCAGCTGGTGTCCGCGAGCCAGACGATCCTGCCGGACTCGGAGGGCGCCATCGACGGCCACCTCCGGGAGGTCGGGCTCACCTTCCACCTCCTCAAGGACGTGCCTGGGCtcatctccaagaacatcgagcgTGCCCTAGAGGAGGCCTTCAAGCCACTGGGCATCGACGACTGGAACTCCGTCTTCTGGATAGCGCACCCAGGCGGCCCAGCGATCCTTGACATGGTGGAGGCCAAGGTAAACCTCAACAAGGAGCGGATGCGCGCGACCAGGCATGTCCTCTCCGAGTACGGCAACATGTCCAGTGCCTGTGTCCTCTTCATCATGGATGAGATGCGCAAGCGCTCCGCTGAGGATGGCCAGGCCACAACCGGCGAGGGAATGGACTGGGGCGTCCTCTTCGGCTTCGGCCCCGGCCTCACGGTGGAGACCGTCGTCCTCCACAGCGTCCCCATCACTGCCGGCGCCACCGCGTGA